TTGATACCGAATATACCCCAGATGGGACAATCAACCAGTATTTTTATGATGAGGACCAAGATGTCATGGTTATTAACACAATCTCTGATATCACTGGGTTATTGGAAAGAAACAAACAGATCAGGAACAATGGCTCCAACGGTTTTAATAAGACACGGACAGCTAGACTTATCGCAGACATTGATGCAACTACCTACCATCGACTTTTAGTCGAACATCATATCGATGTGTTGAACAAAGAAGACCGACCACGTCTTAAAAAATGGCTGCGCGATAGGGACAACCGTGCATTTACTACAGTGGATGGTAAGTTCTAATGGCTATTATCGATTATTCATCATTACAAGATACGGTTGCTGACTGGTTACATAGAACTGATCTGGCTGTTCAAATCCCTACATTTATCCAGCTGGCAGAAAGTAAGATTTCAAACAATATCCGTTCACGACACCTTGAAACTAAAACGGATTTAATTACCGCAGCCGGTATTGATTATGTTGCCCTACCAACAGACTACGGCTCATTAAAGAATATACAAGTATCTGGTGCTACCAACACGGTATTAACTTTATTACCAGATGATACCTTATTAAATTACAACGCGAATAATGATATTGGTATCCCAAGATTTTATTCGATTCAAGGCGAAAACATTATGTTGTCGCCTATACCAAACGGGGAATTAACATTAAATCTTGTTTATTACAAAGATTTAACTCCGTTATCGGGTGTCAACACAACCAACTGGGTATTAAACAAATATCCTGCTGTCTACTTGTACGGCGCTTTAATTGAAGCGAGCGTTTACATTAATGACCCTGAGCAGGTGCAATTCTACCAGATGAAGTTCGACCAAACCATTGAAGATATGTGGAGAAACTTCGGGTATGAAAGTTTTAGCGGTAGTCCGTTAAGAGCGACTAGCGATTATATTGTATAAAGGATTATAACAATGGCAGGTTTAGAGTCAGCTACTTACATCAATCAATTAAACCCCCTGAACCCGTCAGATACATTGGATTATGTATCTACCGGTGATGACCACATCCGTTTAATTAAAAGTACAGTTCAAAACACATTCACAAGGATAGCTGGACCGGTTTCAGCTAGTGATGCTGATTTAACAAACACCACTTATTTGGCTGATACCAGTGCTACCGTGAATCAGGTCATTCTGACCTTTTCTCCGGTTTGGACAAGTTATGTGGCTGGTAAAGGTGCTATCTTCAAAGCAGCACTTACTAACACTGGTGCCGTTACTGTAAAGATAAATGCATTAACCGCTATTGCGTTAATTGGTCCAACTGGTAACGCATTGACTGGAGGTGAGATTATTGCTGGTGGGATTTATCGAATTACCTATGATGGGTCTAGTTTTAGATTATCCTCATGCGATGGATATACCAGAACACCCAATTTGCGTATCAATCCCTACACAGGCACGAACGCAACTATCAAGAATGATTCTACCGGGACACTAACAGTAGGAACGAATGGTCAGAGCAATATAACCTGTAATGCATCGGGTTCAGTGACGATCCCCACATTAACCACCACCACAGCCACTA
This is a stretch of genomic DNA from Methylobacter sp. YRD-M1. It encodes these proteins:
- a CDS encoding phage adaptor protein; its protein translation is MAIIDYSSLQDTVADWLHRTDLAVQIPTFIQLAESKISNNIRSRHLETKTDLITAAGIDYVALPTDYGSLKNIQVSGATNTVLTLLPDDTLLNYNANNDIGIPRFYSIQGENIMLSPIPNGELTLNLVYYKDLTPLSGVNTTNWVLNKYPAVYLYGALIEASVYINDPEQVQFYQMKFDQTIEDMWRNFGYESFSGSPLRATSDYIV